In the Plasmodium gaboni strain SY75 chromosome 13, whole genome shotgun sequence genome, aatataaatCTTGAAATAAGCCACTAATTGTTCTTTTCCCATTTTGTgttatatcattttttaaagcACCTGCACCACTGTATATTAAACTAATAGCATTAGCGTTATTAATCCATATTCTTCTATATGATATTTCATCATACTTATTAttgaagaaataaaaaggGAAATTATCATGTTGCTGtaattttatatctatACTTTTTAATTGTAAATATAGAACATATTTTGATAGAAAACTCTGAAAAACATTAGTCCTATCTAAACAATCTATACAATTAACACGGAACACTCCATTTTGATAACTATAAATTTGTACGTCTTTCCATAAATTAAACtgaaaattattataatttaatacATCATAATCATTCATTAGATTTTTATCATTTCCAATTGGTATGCTAAATGAAAAATACgaaaatttatttaaatcatTTACTACTTTTTCTAACATATGATTCAAATTTTCAAgatttaattttttaaattcacTATGGAAATCAAACCAAGTAAAATTATGTTCTACATTACATTCACTTAAACAATTTTCAAAACATTCTCctaaatatttttctccaaactttttatttattaaatttgTAATAGATATTTTTCCATAATTAGtttgtaattttttcatatgtaaatttaatatacgtttattttcattcatATTTGGACATACATGTATTGCTGGTCTTATACTTAAGGTTGGTTGTTGTTTCCACAATACTGGTATGGAACCTCTAACTATTATATAactaaaaatatttatcctttccttatttttaaaaactACTATTTGTTCAGTTTCCACAAAATTTGCTACATCTCCATTTTCATTACTACCTCTACACCAAAACCTAACACCACTTCTGTTTTTACATTTTCTAGATAtcaaatataaacaaatttttttgttatcCTCTACCTCTAAgatatttgtatttatgtatccatgaattaaaaatacaaCAAAACCAAATGCATCTACATTTCTAAATGTATCTAATATTTTCCAATTCCATGTATATTCATCATTAATTTCGTTAAACTGAACTTTATtcacattattattattattattattattatcattatcattattattactattattattatttctgtttgaatatatattcaatttCTTTGATGCAGTTTCTGAAATTTTTGagtaaatatttttttttttatccaTGTCATTTCTCTTGTCCTGTTCATTCATATATTGATTTTGCAGTGATATTGTTAAATTGTAGTAGTAAGAGAAATAAAACGGGCCTTTATTAAAAGCATGCAgaaaatatgttataattttcaaTACATCCTCTTTTAATGTACAGTTTTTGaatttatgaatatatgtTTCATTATAATAGAATCTGTTATGTTTGTAAACACAATTTCCTAATAAGAAATTTGTTGATTGAAATAAGttatcaaaataattttttgtctctattttatttttgttacaaaaaaatttcttgttctcatcttttttaatattatttaatgaaGTTAGATTTCCATTACTTCCTAAATAACATATTTCATACTCATATAATTCATTTGCActcttatttatttgttcataATTTAGTTGTACAAACgatattctttttattctatatatagatctattaaatatattacatacCACTTCAGCCTCTGATACAATTACCAAGAAATTAATATCTTCTGCTTTTATTATACCTAAACATCCATAAAACcaaaatttatttttattatcattttcgATGGTAgtgtttttattatctatatacTCTTGCTcttttgttatatttatattttctgAATAATTgatttttaatatattctttacattattttcaatatttaCTATACACAAATATTTCCCTTGTGATtctaaataatatttttttaaaggaATTTTAGCGTAGTTCATCATTTTGGATTCGGATCTTTTTATAGAATTATGTTTTATACGAAAGGATAACAAAAAGATAgtttaaaattttttttttttttttttttcttatttaatGCTTTATTTCTGTACCTTTTTAGatatcttattttttttataattatttttttttttattatataaacaaattttaaatatatatatatatatatatataaatatctttaattaagaaaatatatacataacATATTTGTAGAAAAAAGGAAAGCaaaatgaaagaaaaaaagaaaatcaaaataataaatatatattttataaaagtaatattattttatttaatatatatatatatatatatatatataataatatattttttttattattgtgTGCATTCCTGCGTAAtagtaaaatatatatataatatagtattttgaatatatctttttcatattttttttaggtattttattttttttttgttttagagaaataatatacttaaaaataaattatgCACAAAAGTATATGTctatttaattatttatttttttttgttgtaCTTTTCAAAATGTTGCAAATGTAAAATAGAGTTTATAtctattaataatataacataaaaaaatatactgtaaaaatttgataattttatattaatcacagtaaaaataacataatcatattttttattattttataattatattactataattttatattttatatgtcCTAAActgttaatatatatatatatataactgTTCATAGAATATATGTTgtaatgaaatataaattttaattagactaatatatttttttaaatttatttataaaataaagaaaaaaggaAGAAATAAAAACCTATTAACATAActttattaatttattaatgaaaatatttaaaacaaataaacataaaaaaaaaaaaaaaaaaatatataataaaataataaattatctatataaataatatatatattttaatttttatagtGGAGTGCTTATGCACATACAATAAAAGATTATTGGAACATAAAATTTAAACAGAtacaaaatgataaaattttttttgttcatacaaaattcatataatataaaaataaaaaaaaattaaaatttttttctaaatttAAATGGCTTCGATTtagaatatttatttcttgatttattgtttctttttttctctATTCTCTTTTTAGCctttttatctttttttagTCTTTTATCTACATATTTAACCATCGTTTTGCcttttttgttctttttcttttttgtcATTTTGGATCCTTTTCCAGTACAAACGACATAAGATTTATCTCTTTTTTTAtctaaaaaataaaaatatataaaaaattataagggcaaaaataaataaaaatatatatatatatatatatatacacatttcataaaaataattaaaaaataaatatgtatattatttttacctgatttatttttcttcaatAAATTGGTTATAGCCTTTTGTTTAAGGAATGGatcatcttcatttttttcaatttttcCAATTTTCGCTTCAAgttttttcatttttgttatttctctttttttatttctcATTTTTGCCTCAATAACTTTTTTAATAGGcatttttgttattttattaatttttcctttatattgatctaatattttcttatcAATCGGAATAACAGGTCTTctgtattttttttcttcttccAAGAACCAATCAGGTAAATTAGCTTCATCTTCCATATATGAATATCTATTAAATGAATCATCTATAAGATCCATTCtactttttttatgaatCAACTTTTCTCCtatacatttaataaaagCTAGTTCATCTTCATCCTTAACTaaattagaaaaataattattaagGTTTTGTGCATTTTCATCTGTTTTTACTATAGAGAAGGAAgaatttttcatttttacttcattatttccatatttttcttttaattttttttttttttcttttttggCTAGTTTGTCCGGTAAAGGTATTTTCGgtaaattattttcatccatttcttttatgctttcattatcatcattagAAATTGAGCTATCATTATCTGAATCATCCTTCTTTCGTACATTCTTTTGATTTCTAATAACACTTTCATATTCTGCATTCATATCGTCTTCATCTAATTGACTAAATATATtggaaaatatattttgatcAAAGAAATGCTTAACATTTgatttttcttcttcatttttaacACTCCTTCTTAAACGAATAATTTTATCAACCATGCTTTTGATATGTTTATTTTCTTTGAATATATCTTGAGCAGTTTCTAAAGAATCAACATCGTTATCATTGTtcaaatttttattatcgTATTGGTCATCATCACGTTTATCTTTttgttgtttttttttttcttcattatcaTAGTCATAGTCATCCTCATCGTCATCCTCATCGTCATCTTCATCGTCATCCTCATCGTCATCTTCATCCTCATCATCGTCATCATCGCTTAAATATTCCTTAAGTTTTTTTTCCATCAACAGTTGctcattttttaattccATCATTCTTTGTATTTTCATAAGTTCTTCATTCTTAAAGTCCATGGCTCTTTTCCTTCTGGTCAATTTTTCATTACTTTTTTCTTcgtttaattttttttctttcattttttgtttttcatAATCTAAATCTACCAAATATTCTAATTTGTCTAAATTTGAGTTTTTTAGCTGTAATATATGTTCAACGTTTTCTGTTTCACTTGACGTATCTTCATAATTTTCCATTTCTAGATCATCCTTCTGGgtattatttaaaatttttagATGATCTTCaaatttttgtttattaaGCAATTTAAGTATATCCttattaaaatgtatttcattttcatcataatCTAATTGATGACCTTTATtacttttcttttttttttcaagttctttttttaattttttttctttttttttttgttcttttttattttttttttcaatatatgCAGAAAATTCATCTATTTCATCAACTTGAtctttttcatctttttcTGTAGCTTCATCTGAAGTATTATCTAATTCATTCTCTgataaatttttatcaacAATTGTATTCATATCATCTATTTGTGAGGAGTCTTTCATATCGGAAAATTCTTGCATAGTTTGCTCCTCATCATGATTATCACTAtctaaatttttttttttttttgcagTTTCATTTTGAACGctctttttaattttatatctCCATTTgattaaatgatataaatcAGACTTACCTAATACTTTTAAATCATTACAAAGCAGaaatatttcttttgttgtacattcattattatgtataCATTCATATATAGTTTTAATCATAGGA is a window encoding:
- a CDS encoding putative inositol-polyphosphate 5-phosphatase translates to MMNYAKIPLKKYYLESQGKYLCIVNIENNVKNILKINYSENINITKEQEYIDNKNTTIENDNKNKFWFYGCLGIIKAEDINFLVIVSEAEVVCNIFNRSIYRIKRISFVQLNYEQINKSANELYEYEICYLGSNGNLTSLNNIKKDENKKFFCNKNKIETKNYFDNLFQSTNFLLGNCVYKHNRFYYNETYIHKFKNCTLKEDVLKIITYFLHAFNKGPFYFSYYYNLTISLQNQYMNEQDKRNDMDKKKNIYSKISETASKKLNIYSNRNNNNSNNNDNDNNNNNNNNVNKVQFNEINDEYTWNWKILDTFRNVDAFGFVVFLIHGYINTNILEVEDNKKICLYLISRKCKNRSGVRFWCRGSNENGDVANFVETEQIVVFKNKERINIFSYIIVRGSIPVLWKQQPTLSIRPAIHVCPNMNENKRILNLHMKKLQTNYGKISITNLINKKFGEKYLGECFENCLSECNVEHNFTWFDFHSEFKKLNLENLNHMLEKVVNDLNKFSYFSFSIPIGNDKNLMNDYDVLNYNNFQFNLWKDVQIYSYQNGVFRVNCIDCLDRTNVFQSFLSKYVLYLQLKSIDIKLQQHDNFPFYFFNNKYDEISYRRIWINNANAISLIYSGAGALKNDITQNGKRTISGLFQDLYCIIVRYVNNNFLDGYNNDCINMAINEKIKFIHNFNINKGNSNPLIQVLVEFIIIFSTAICTSPVQNFIKSVYFCSHNCTINMLSRSINYIFLLLKNNFHLFLFPYNHAKYLSFISILAKTSGVFSTSFLIFLFFCLYVFTQRRRVISSPKLDANC
- a CDS encoding putative large subunit rRNA methyltransferase, coding for MGKKKKVGKERIDKYYKLAKTAGYRARSAFKLIQIAQRFNIFKNANILIDLCAAPGGWLQVAYKNMSKQSTIIGVDLVPIRKIDDNVITIKSDITTSDCIKKIKNIIKMDKADVILNDGAPNVGTTYSYDSFNQNVLVLNSIKIAYIFLKKKGIFITKVFRNEEYISLIWVLEKLFGDVKHMKPRSSREISSEIYLVGLNFLGKKVDKKLFDYTYIFSEQFKKDSNKVSILEIPQESYLDNNENDFSDDESNDDKKAGEKIDKKKKKGLSTILKEKKKKNRQGYDIGDDYRATDICTFIKSDNYVDLLIKNNKFTFDKNYKNSTDPMIKTIYECIHNNECTTKEIFLLCNDLKVLGKSDLYHLIKWRYKIKKSVQNETAKKKKNLDSDNHDEEQTMQEFSDMKDSSQIDDMNTIVDKNLSENELDNTSDEATEKDEKDQVDEIDEFSAYIEKKNKKEQKKKEKKLKKELEKKKKSNKGHQLDYDENEIHFNKDILKLLNKQKFEDHLKILNNTQKDDLEMENYEDTSSETENVEHILQLKNSNLDKLEYLVDLDYEKQKMKEKKLNEEKSNEKLTRRKRAMDFKNEELMKIQRMMELKNEQLLMEKKLKEYLSDDDDDEDEDDDEDDDEDDDEDDDEDDYDYDNEEKKKQQKDKRDDDQYDNKNLNNDNDVDSLETAQDIFKENKHIKSMVDKIIRLRRSVKNEEEKSNVKHFFDQNIFSNIFSQLDEDDMNAEYESVIRNQKNVRKKDDSDNDSSISNDDNESIKEMDENNLPKIPLPDKLAKKEKKKKLKEKYGNNEVKMKNSSFSIVKTDENAQNLNNYFSNLVKDEDELAFIKCIGEKLIHKKSRMDLIDDSFNRYSYMEDEANLPDWFLEEEKKYRRPVIPIDKKILDQYKGKINKITKMPIKKVIEAKMRNKKREITKMKKLEAKIGKIEKNEDDPFLKQKAITNLLKKNKSDKKRDKSYVVCTGKGSKMTKKKKNKKGKTMVKYVDKRLKKDKKAKKRIEKKRNNKSRNKYSKSKPFKFRKKF